CTCCAACTTCAGGCGAGCGAACAGGCTGCGCCCGGGCTCGGTGACCCGCTCGCCGGTGAAGGGGACCCGCGCGTTGAGATGCTCCGCGTAGTCCTCGTCGGTGAGATTGGTCGCCCCGACCTCGAGCTCGAGGGCCTCGCCGAGGCGGCTGCCGAGGGCCAGATCGAGGCGGGTGAAACCAGGTGTCTCGACCTCGAAGCGCGCCGCCGCCACGCGATCCTGCCGTTCCACCAACCGCACCGAGAGATCTCCCCACCACCGCCCCGAGGGGTGACGCAGGGTCAAAGCCAGGGTGCCGCTGGTCGGCTCGATACCGAGCACCGGCTCGTCGAGCTCGTCGTCGTCGCCGCGGGTCGACGCCAACGAAGCACGCCAGGTGACCCATTCTCCGACCTCCTGGCGCAGGCGAAGCTCGCCGCCATAGAAAGTCGCCGAGTCACCGTTGATGTAGCGAAAAACCGTCGGCGGACTCAGCGGCAGGCGCTTCGGTACGGAGGCATCGGCGACCACGGTGATGTAGTCGTCGATCTCGCGGTAGAAGACCTCGCCCTCGACCAACAGCCGGCCGACCACCCACTGACTGCCGAGATCGAGCTCGAGGCTAGTTTCCGGATCGAGGTCCGGATTGCCCAGGAACTCGGCACTGATCTGAAACTTGGTGGCCGGAAAGCGGTCCGAGTAGCGCTCCAGGGCGGTGGCGGTGCGGCTGGCGCGGCCGAAACCCGCCGACACCGTCCAGCCATCGGCCAATCGCCACCGTCCGGAGAGAGCCACGCCGAGGTGGGACTCATCCTGATCGAGATCTCCCGCGGTGTTGGCGCGGAAGAACTCGGAAACCTCACCGGCTTTAGCCTCGACGCGATCGAGGCGCAAGCCGAAGCTGACCTCGGCGCGGTCCCAGACACGCACCGCCTGACCGTAGATTCCCTGGTTGGCGATCTCCGCCTCGGGCCACACGATGTCGTCGAAGAGCAGCCGCTCGGGCTCGCGTCGCGAGATCCGCCGACGCGCCGTTTGCTCTGCGAGGTAAGCATCCGCACCGACCTTGAGACGCCAGTTGCCGCGCTCGCCGGCGACGAAGAAACGACCGCCGGTGGTGTTCGACTCGGTCGGCAGGTCGACTCTCAAGGCGAACGGCGGAATGCGCCCGGCCATCGGCTGCGCCGTCGGCTTCTCGTCGT
This genomic interval from Acidobacteriota bacterium contains the following:
- a CDS encoding TonB-dependent receptor, which gives rise to MISHRKGWLLLLMGAGWLICGAASAAPFEGRVLTPAGEPLGGALVEFIGTSGERLAVGRSDPQGHFRLAAEGAERVRIRAAGYATLETPIAEGIAELRLEPIRIEQRLEVTAAAPELSAALDLTAELLARSVGGDLAESLRGTPGLSAVRRGPLNLEPTVRGLQESQVAMFVDGTRTFAAGPARMDSDLSHVSLAAAEKVRVVKGPFALTWGSGALSAVRVDSADPGFGPLEWQGSAAVRWTENASASAHGLVSRRGERSTFSLFAEGRQGDDYEDGAGVTVPGDYESNTARLRFGWLLGDDTRLDYQGGYQEQRDIDYPGRLLDATFFYTRSHALSLHRERVGSGFSEIYGQLYVNRKDHRMNNDEKPTAQPMAGRIPPFALRVDLPTESNTTGGRFFVAGERGNWRLKVGADAYLAEQTARRRISRREPERLLFDDIVWPEAEIANQGIYGQAVRVWDRAEVSFGLRLDRVEAKAGEVSEFFRANTAGDLDQDESHLGVALSGRWRLADGWTVSAGFGRASRTATALERYSDRFPATKFQISAEFLGNPDLDPETSLELDLGSQWVVGRLLVEGEVFYREIDDYITVVADASVPKRLPLSPPTVFRYINGDSATFYGGELRLRQEVGEWVTWRASLASTRGDDDELDEPVLGIEPTSGTLALTLRHPSGRWWGDLSVRLVERQDRVAAARFEVETPGFTRLDLALGSRLGEALELEVGATNLTDEDYAEHLNARVPFTGERVTEPGRSLFARLKLEL